AACCAATAATATTCATAGATCCCTAGTTACTTTGGCAGGGTTCCCAGTCCTACATCAAATATCTTCAGCATCTAGCAGACACCAGTTCCCAAAACTCAAAAGATTGCAAGATACAAAAATGGCTGGTGGCACTCAAATATCCATTCTCATTAACTGTGGGAATTAAAattgggaaaatcttgttgtaatcaaggttggtgaaaaaaatcgtaaccttattttttgcccttttagcaTAACACACTTTTTTTACATTGAGggtaaatcctgtcatttcacataaatactgcattaaataactttcaactttttaaaacccttttttacccCTGCATTAAAaacttttggaaataagacaagggcaattaaaagaaggttacaacttctaggttcaccactttggtgacaacaagttgCACccattaaaatattttcttagcagCATAGCTGCACAACAAAACATTTCTAtaagacattaaaaaaaaaaaaaaagaacacaacTGCATAAAGCACCATGGACATATAGCTCTTCTGATCGAAAATAGAATCTCTAGAATGACAACACagccccccccacccaaaagtTTGCTAAAGCTTTACGCTTGCATGCCCTTAACTAGCACAATTTTGGACAAGAATCCAGTAaagtttaaaaatatttttttattttttatctttaatAAAAGAGCTGGTCTATGGTTGGTAGTTAAGTTGAAGACAGTTTTTTCAAACCAGGCCTGTGGTACAAAGCACAAAGATCCAAGatttaatttgttcttcaaacaATAGTTATCTGGCTAAACTATCATCTCGTCAAACAGACTACACTTTGTGACAACAGATGTGAGAAATACTCAAACTGAAATCAGCAAGACAACAAACTGGATGCATTTAACTCGTAATTTCCTACAAATAAACAGTCCAAATGAACCATAAGAATATAAACATAATACTGTACATAAAACACATGCCAATTAATATTCAGTTTCCTCTATTGCTGAAAGGTCACTGGATCCCATGAAATAGATGACCATCCTTGCGTAGCACCAAGGCATATAAAGCAATAAAAGCATATTATTCGAATCCGTGCATGACATAGACCAATTTCAACCAATAAATATTTCAAACATTGATGATAAACAAACCACAATTAAGAGAAGAGAACAAGGTACTTTCCACTGAGAATAAACCATCCACTTTGAAATGTTTACAGTGTTTTATGTGGAATCTGTTATTAAAATATTAAGATAACAGTAGCAGAGCATTACAAAAATATGAAGTTCACAGGCAGGGCCACTATTAATAATGAGAGACTTATGCCGGAGAATTGTTTTGCTTGCCTTGTCGCAGTAGCTCTTCTCTGACCCTCTTGACCTCCATTTCCCtttccattctctctttctgatGTAATAAGAAAGCAAATACAACTAATAAGAAAATGAGAGGATATGCTTGATGCTCAAATTTCTAAGAAAATGTCTTACTGTCTAGCATGAAATAGATACACTATGTGCTAGTTTGAAGAGCTACAAAGCCCACCCAATTCTATACTTTGAATTAAATCAAGCCATTCATACATGAACTTCCCAAAGGTAAACACTACTTCAATAAATCTTGAATAAGTGGTACCTTAAGAATCCCTTACCTAGTAAACTAAGTCTGccctaaaccaaacacaaacTGAACTTTTTCTAGAGATCCTTTTACAAATTGACAATCCTTCTCAAGCTATGAGATAAATACAAAATTAGAGTTTTATAAGTTGGCGGTTCCTTCCCACTCAAATggcttatcttttttttttgataagtaaatGGCTTATCTTCATTTAAAAGCAACACTAAAGAACTTCATCAAGTCAAATACCTAATGATAAGTccacattaaaaattaaaaccattttttatACGTAATTAGAAATTAAATTTGCAGAAAAAGATCTTCAAATAATTAGTAGAGTTTTCAGCCAAAGGTTTATGTTATGTAACAAAAGCAGTATTAACTGGACAGCTTCTCCATTCTAAATTTCCTTGGATTCCCCAAATATCTTTGTTAATCAAAATACTCAGTCCCAATGTTCTCGAATTTAATTAACAGAGAAATGGCCAGATACCAAGAAACATCACTCCGCTCAAAATTTGCATAAATAACTCCCACAAATCAttgataaaattaaataaaacctGGCTCAAAATACTATATAAAAGTTTCAACAGTACAAGGCAGTCCGCTATAGATTCTATGGATTGTTCTACACCAAGTTGTGCCACATGGAGGTGTGATGTGACAATTCCAACTGTTGGATATCTAGGAAATGATATGAATCGACCAGGTGACAAAGtttattcaaattcaatcatatacacTCCTATGTAATGGGATGCACCCTCTCGCTAGTCCAAGTGTTGGCATGTACCCTTTGAGTATCCTCGATtttccaatgttttttttttgccactTAGCTAACCtcgtttggggctgaaacttaaCAGGTGAGCAGGGGAAGGGGTTTACCTGACCACAATCCTAATCCaaactgccacatggcaaaactATATTCCTGTCGATAAATTCCAGTGGACAGATCCTCCAGAAAAAAATACTACAATATCTAGCAACCAAAAAACTCCAAGGGAATACATAAGTCCATAGCGAGCCTCTCAATCCAATGGATTGATAAATAAGTCAGAGGACCCAATGACCCCATCATCTGCATTTCGACCACGAACCATTAAAAACAGTGTCACAAAACAGTTAGATTCTTAGAAATAACCGCATAACATTAAAACGAAACCGCCAAAAACTTCGAGAACATAATCAACCTTCGAATACGAAAGAATTGTATCGCTTATATTTGTCTATATTCAAACAATCTAGTGGATCTAGTTTGAAATTATATATATCACGACGAAGTACTGAACATCAAATTCTCCATACAAGAAATTACAAATCTAGCTTTAACTGAAAGAATGCAGAATTATTTGTGATCTAGGGTTTTCAATTCTTCTCTCCCCCATCCCAACCTTATGTCCTGCTCGACGATTCCTAAGATGGAGTTGAGCGATTCCAAATTCAATTTTTCATGCATTGATGGGGAAATCGTTTTTCTGTAGAAATGTTCGGAGAtcaatcagagagagagagagagagagactggtGTACCTTCTCGTCCTGATGGAGAGCAATCCAAACGTGGACTTTGTCCATGGACTGCCAGAAAATAAAGGCACCAAATGACATGCCGAAGTATGTAGAGACTTTCACCATCTTTCTCGTCTTCTGCTCTTCCGCTCTTCCGCTCTTCCGCTCTTCCAATTTCCTTCTCGGAGACTCTATGAAGCGTATTTATTGCCTGTGACTGTTCGAAGTATTACGGAGGGACGAGGCGAAGACTGAAGAGCAACTTGAAATGAACGAAGGTCCATCATCTGCAATAAATCCTACTTACCATCACCGTTGATGTGGCCTGCAAAATATCAACGTCGAAGCTCTGGTGGAGCCCACTTTTGCAGCATTTTATCGTGTTTATGGGCTTTTTTCCTCAAATATTCTTTACATCGGCCCATTGCActacacttgagaatccaactgTAAATACAAACTGGATCGTTATAAATATAACTGGACCCAATTTAAATTTGGACTTgttaatgataaataaattgGACGAATCA
The nucleotide sequence above comes from Telopea speciosissima isolate NSW1024214 ecotype Mountain lineage chromosome 3, Tspe_v1, whole genome shotgun sequence. Encoded proteins:
- the LOC122656079 gene encoding uncharacterized protein LOC122656079, whose protein sequence is MVKVSTYFGMSFGAFIFWQSMDKVHVWIALHQDEKKERMEREMEVKRVREELLRQGKQNNSPA